TTTTAGTTTATTTTCCGGCAAATATACCACCTTTTTATAACGCCTGAAGGCTCTTTGCAATGGCTTTTATTTTTTCTACAAATGCTTTTTCTTCCGGCTCACCGAGAGAATGTAAGGTTTGATAAACGGCAAGGATGGATTCGAACTGTTTTTTATTAGATGACAAACGACTCATCCAACCCGTTGAAAGTTCCTTTTTGAGTTCTTCAATGAGATAAAAACCATTTTGCCACGCTAAGGTACTTTCTTCTAAAGCACAGAATAACTCATGTGCAGCATAGAGACTTTCTTTGGCGGGTATGACAGCTACCGATGCACGGCACGAGTATGCCCGCCCCCGCCACATAAGCACTTCTGCATAAAGGTCTTGGTCTTCCAGTTGTTGGGTAGGGTTTAGTTTTTGATAGAGCACTTCAAAATCACTACAAGCATGCAGCACTCCCTCCCATTGTTTAAGTTCTGCTTGGTGTATTATTTTTTGGTAAGCATTGCTGATTTTGGCTATCTCTTCCTTGAAAAAAGCAGCTATTTTGCGTAGCTTAAACAAGTATTGATGACTCTCAGGATGCATAGGGTGCTGCTCAAAGAGATGGATGACCTGCAACACTGTATCATTATAGGGTTTGTCTTGCTTTTTTTGTAGTAAAGCGTACGAATACAACGTTTTCGCCCAATCTATTTCAAATGCTTGGGGTTGTACTTGGGCCAATCGCTTATAGATGTCTAAGGCTTTTCGGTAATAGCTTTCACTTTCGTCATAGCATTGAAGGGAAGAGTACAAGTTGCCCAGGTTATGGTAAGTCATGCTCAAATCAGCCTCAAAGGCTTGGGGTTGTACTTGGGCCAATCGCTCTCTGATTGCTAAAGCTTTTCGGTAATAGCTTTCGCTTTCGTCATAGCGTTGAAGGGAGGAGTACAAACTGCCCAGGTTATGGAAAGTATGGCTCAGATAAGCCTCAAAGGCTTGGGGTTGTACTTGGGCCAATCGCTCTCTGATTGCTAAGGCTTTTCGGTAATAGCTTTCGCTTTCATCATAGCGTTGAAGGAAAGAGTACAAGTTGCCCAGGTTATGGTAAGTCATGCTCAAATCAGCCTCAAAGGCTTGGGGTTGTACTTGGGCCAATCGCTCTCTGATTGCTAAGGCTTTTCGGTAATAGCTTTCGCTTTCATCATAACGTTGAAGGGAGGAGTACAAGTGGCCCAGGTTATGGAAAGTATGGCTCAGATAAGCCTCAAAGGCTTGGGGTTGTACTTGGGCCAATCGCTCTCTGATTGCTAAGGCTTTTCGGTAATAGCTTTCGCTTTCATCATAGCGTTGAAGGGAGGAGTACAAGTGGCCCAGGTTATGGAAAGTATGGCTCAGATAAGCCTCAAAGGCTTGGGGTTGTACTTGGGCCAATCGCTCTCTGATTGCTAAGGCTTTTCGGTAATAGCTTTCACTTTCGTCATAGCGTTGAAGGGAAGAGCACAAATTGCCCAGGTTATGGAAAGTATGGCTTAGATAAGCCTCAAAGGCTTGGGGTTGTACTTGGGCCAATCGCTCTATGATTGCTAAGGCTTTTCGGTGATAGCTTTCGCTTTCGTCATAGCGTTGAAGGGAAGAGTACAAATTGCCTAGGTTATGGTAAGTCATGCTCAAATCAGCCTCAAAGGCTTGGGGTTGTACTTGGGCCAATCGCTCTCTGATGTCTAAGGCTTTTCGGTAATAGCTTTCGCTTTCGTCATAGCGTTGAAGGGAAGAGTACAAACTGCCCAGGTTATGGTAAGTCATGCTCAAATCAGCCTCAAAGGCTTGGGGTTGTACTTGGGCCAATCGCTCTATGATGTCTAAGGCTTTTCGGTAATAGCTTTCGCTTTCGTCATAGCGTTGAAGGGAGGAGTACAAGTGGCCCAGGTTATGGAAAGTATGGCTTAGATAAGCCTCAAAGGCTTGGGGTTGTACTTGGGCCAATCGCTCTCTGATTGCTAAGGCTTTTCGGTAATAGCTTTCGCTTTCATCATAGCGTTGAAGGGAGGAGTACAAGTTGCCCAAGTTAAGAGCCAATCGAGCCTTTTCGGGTTCTGTTTGGGTGTGGCTGAGGGCGTTTTTTAAGCTATCGGCTTGGGCATGTAGCTGCTGAGTAGTGGCATAAAAATTGGCCAATGCTTCCCAACGCTCCATAAACGGGCGGTACTCGGTGGCTTTTTGGTAGCACTTTTCGGCTTCGTCGGTATGGGCCAGGGCCAGCCAAATCTGCCCTCGTAGCAGCCACTTATCGCCCACGAGTTGGGTAGTTTGGGTGGCTTCGTAGGCTTCGTCTTGGTCAAGCCAATCTAAGGCTTCTTCCCATTGTTCGGCTTTAATCAGTTCATAAACAGGCTGAAAAACTGCTTTATTATTATCTTGTTTAGCTTGCTTTTGAAGGGTTTTTATTGACTCGTTGGCAGAGGCCAATAGACTTTCAAGATTTTTTATTTGTTGATTAGTGGCAGCAATAGCGCGATTGTGGTCGGTTTCTTGTTGGTTAATATTTTGTCGAAGTGCTTCGTGCCGGTCAAAAATCGTTTTAAAATCTGCTTCTTTTTGAGCTAAAGCCTGTTTTAGCTCAGCTATTTTGACTTTGCTTAATTGGGCCTCTTGTAGCTTCTGCCGCAAGTTATTAGCCTCGGTTTGCAGCTTTTGAGTTTCTTCCTGCAAGTCAAATAAGCGGGCTTTGAGGGGAACGAGCTTTTCTTCATTGGCTTGGTTTTGTTGGTTTATATCAGCTTGCACAGTTATTTTCTCGGCAGTTACAATGATTTCCAAGAGTCTCCGCCTTACGAGCGGAAACAATTTTTCGTTAGTAGTTGGTACCGCTGTTTTTGGCTTTTCTTTATCTGTAAAATCTATCCAGTGACAGTAACCGTACTTGTTTTTTAGTAGTGATACACAAAACTTGTTAAGGGAATCATCAGTCGGGTTATTGCCTTCTAATCCCATCAACCTATCTTGGGCATTATCGGCTGTTCCAAAGCCTTTTAAGTTTTGATTAGCCAAATAACTATTAATATCGTCTATTTTGTTTGCAAACTCACTCTCTTTTACTTCTGCCCCCACACAAATCGTACTGCACACTTCATACTTCACCAAGGCCTTAAACAGCGCAAGCAGGTAAGGGTTTCTAGGTTGTGTTTTCTCTTTCATTGAATTTAGGGTAGTGTCCTAAAAAAGGACATTTATGGTCTTGCGTCAGGACTTTTATAGGTAAGTACTTTGCCTCAGTCAAACGCACGGTCACGTGTTTTTGACCAATGTTAAAAAGCTTCCGCTCGCCCACAATTGCGAAGGCTAACTTTAACTGCACCCTGGGCACGTGCACAATTTAATCATTATGTCAATTATGTCAAATTCATTTAATTCCGCAGTAGTAGCTTTCGTGGCGGTAGCGGTCATCTTTGGGTGCAAAGATGTGTCAGACAAAGGAATCGTACCGCACCAAGCGGTACAAACGGCGGCAGATTCGTCTGCGGTAGTAACAGTACACAGCCCGTCGCGCTTGGGGGCAGCCCTTTATGTGGGCTATGCCTGTACTCCCAAAGTGAATACAGGCACTGCATCTTCAAAAGTAACGCTTAAAACGAGTTGCGCTACTTTTAACGCCGGTTTGATCGCCAAAGTAACAAGCCTGAGCGGAAGTATTGCTAAGATAACGGTCTCCCTTGCGGATGGTAAGACCTTAGGCAAAGACGGTACTGCACGGTTAAAACTAACCAATGTGTGTGGCACAGAGGTCGGCAATGTGGCCTTTAAACATGAGTCATCCCGAATTTTAGGGTAAAAAAGAACCTCCTTGTAATTTTGAGAGTCACTACAAACTCAAAAACAGGGAGGTCTTTTTATGTTCCGAACAATACTACAAAACAAGCGTAAAAACGCTTCAAAGTCAAGAGCTTCCGGCTTCATTTTAGAGCAAGGACATCGGTATCTACACCCGCTTCAACTTCGCTTAGATGACTTGATTGATACCCGTTTAGTGGGGACATTCTATGATTTATTTATGGCAATATTGATGTTTCGCCATAATAGGATGGGGTTGTTATTGAGCGAGTTAGGAGGCTATATTTGTGGTTTAGCGCACGCTCCTGCCGGTACAAAGCGTATCAGCAACCTACTTCGCTGTAAAAAATGGACTTCTACATTGATTGACGAGTTTTTCTTTGAACGTAGCCGTCAGCGTATCAAGGTTTTGGAATCCAATGGTCAACGACCTCTACTGCTCTGGGACGAGAGTAAGATTGAGAAGAGTGAATCATGGTTTTTGGAAGGCTTATGCAGTGTGGAAAGCAGTAAAGGCAAAAGATTGACCAAAATAAGAAAAGGCTTTTATAAACCACCTGCTCAACGCATTTGTGTGCCCGGCTTTCATTGGACAGCTACCCTTTTGTCAGCTTTGGGACAAACTCCGAGTGTCTGTCAGATGAGTTGGTGGACATCCAGGGGTAAATATCAGGAAGTAGGGACTAACATCATCTTTCGGATGCTCAAAAAACTCCATAAAACCATTGGAAGCGGGGTTTTGCATGTGTTAGACCGTGGCTATGCCAATGCCTGGACGATTGAATGGATGGATGAGTTTAAGCAGGACTTTTTAGTACGTTGGAAGAAAACACACCTGTTGTGCCAAGCTGAAAAAGGAACCAAACAGACACACTTACTGGCGCGCTCTTTCAAAGCCGTTGGGCGTAAAATACTCCGTGATAAGCAACGAAAAATCAGTAAGTATGTCACGATCGCTTGTACACAGGTCACTCATGGTGATTTTAAAGATAAACCTCTATGGCTCATTATTGTGCGTGACAAAAAAAGCTTACAGCCTCCTATGTACCTGTTAACTTCCATTGCCATTACCAATACCCGACTGGCTTGGGAGATGTGTCATTCTTATATGCACCGCTGGAACATTGATCGGACTGCCGACGCAGCAGGCCTTCAGATGTAATAAAGCCGAGTTGGGGATGGAGTCACCAAGACTTTGGTTGTGGGAAAACAGGCTCAAATTACTGGCAATTGTCGCATTGGTCTATGATTTTTTGCTGATGTTATTGCGAAATTGGAGTCATTGGATACCTCTTTTTCTTAGACATTGGTGCCATAGAACAGGAAATCGGTACCGAAATGCTTCGATACCGATTTACAGATTAAGAATCACCATCTCTCATGCGCTTTATGCTGCCTGCTGCGCTTGCCAATCTTCGGGATGACTCATGTTTACAGATTAAGAATCACCATCTCTCATGCGCTTTATGCTGCCTGCTGCGCTTGCCAATCTTCGGGATGACTCATGTTTTACAGTTGGCCTTACACACACGCAGGGCGAGGTAGAGGTATGGCCTACGGCTACATTCAAAGACGAAAGCAGACTCTATGGGGAGCCAATTCGGTTTACAGTTGTTGAAAAATCGCCAACACTTCCATGGACTGATATAGTCTTCGATGAGAAAGACTTTGGGCGGGTGAAAAACGGAACGAAACCTCATACAGGAATCGATGTGATGGCTGTGGTAGATACAGAAATCAGAAGTGCGGGTAGAGGAGTTGTGCATTCCTACACCTCAGCATCGGCATCAGCGTTTGGAGCGTTAAATCCAGACAAGTCAGGTCCTGCAATTTGGATTACTTATCAAGACAAAGATGGCCAACTTTATTATTTGTTGTATGGCCACATCGCCAGTTCTTATACGGGTACGACGAGTTATTCTATTACCTTAAAAGCCGGCAGTACCGTCGAAGATGGCCAAGTAATTGGCAAAGTCGCCCCATTCTCAAACTCCGGAAAGCGCGCTGATCACCTGCATATCGGGGTGTACAAGCCGTTAAAGAAGACAAACGGTACTTATTATGGCCCGCCTACTTCAGGTTGGGGGTATGGAACTATCAGCCGTAGCCCGGAGGGTGAATTTATCAGTCCCAATACTTTCTTTGGCACTGTACGCCTCAAAGTCAATTAAATTTTCAATCCATCAAGGCCAAGCTTTGGACTTGGCCTTGACAAATCCTCTTACTATCATGGTAACAAGATTTAATCAGGCCATTGCTTCGAAAGAGGGAGTTGGCGCAATGGTAGCACAAGTACTTCGTCAAAGCTACGACAATGTAGATGCCTTGATTAAACGCATTTTTGATGTAAACGATACAGCTTATTTGCTTTTTGATGATGCCGGGAGTACACTTCGTTCCTTTGCCTTTTTCAAATGGAATGATATTGAAAATGAGTATTTTAAGACTATTTATTGGGGGTTTATGGGAACAGACCCCTCGTACAGAGGCAACCGATCCATGGAAAAACTAACTGATGCTTTCAAAGCCGATGTAAGACAATGGCAATCCGAAAATCAGGGTAAACCCGTGGTGCTTTACTACCTGACGGCCAATCCTCTCATTTTTCGAGCGATTAATCATTTATTCAATCATACCGCGCCCACTATCAATGGTAGTTATACGCCTTTAGAGAAGTCTATTGCGCACAATTTAGCCTTGAAAAAATTTGGACAGTCAAGCGATAATCCCTTCGTAGTGCGTAAGTGTGTTGCCCAACGGTATTCGGGAGAAGAAAGTAAGTACATTGGTACGGCTAACGTCCCGGAAAAAAGTCTGTTTGAACGTTTTAACATCAAAGAAGAAGAGGGCGATCGTTTGTTTGGTTTTGCTTATCTGTAACAACATAAATTCTACTTTATGAGAGTTGAATATATTGTAAAATTGAAAGGTACAGTTCCCTGTTTGGCAACCCATGATTTTTTGAAGACGGTGAAAAACAAGGAACTGCCCAATATGGATAGTCTAAGACAGAAGAAAAAAGGCTATCGAGCGCATCCAATCGAATTGGATAGCTCCCACCGCAACGAGCCTCTTATTGATTTACGCTTACACATCACGGGTATCAATCACTATTTTCGGGAAGACAACCCGCCTTATTATTTCAGCATTCCTTCGGCAATCTCCCAACTTTGGGTTCGGGAAACAGTATTTAAGAAGCTGAAAAGAATCGAACAAAAACTGAGGAAAGTAGGATTAAAGTTATTTGTGTTTGATGCGTATCGTCCCGTAGAAGTGCAAAACTATTTCCATGATGTCTGGTTTCCGGAATACCTCAAAGAAGTTTTAGGACATGATATCAGCGAAACTGAACTCCGGCAGGAAGTGGAAAAATTTTGGGCGAAAGGGGCTGTTTCAAGCCGGGAAGTAGATTTATTATCGCCGCCGCCTCACTCGACAGGCGCTGCCGTAGATTTGTGTATTTGCCGCACCAATAACGAAAGCCTGTTCTTCGGTGGAATTTTTGACGATGTAACGGAGTCGGCCTACACCGATTATTTTGAGCAATTACAAAACCGGCGTCGCTTGACGTTCTCAGAAACAGAGGCCCTTCAAAACAGAAGGCTGCTGTATTGGATAATGACCGATGAAGGTTTTGTAAACAATCCTTCTGAGTGGTGGCATTTTTCTTATGGCGACCAAATGTGGGCAAAACTCACCGATACTCCCGCAGCTATTTATTCCTCGGCTTGGTGGCTATTACCCTGAATGCAAGTGGCATTTAAGTAAACATCAATCAAAACTCTA
Above is a window of Runella slithyformis DSM 19594 DNA encoding:
- a CDS encoding tetratricopeptide repeat protein, translating into MKEKTQPRNPYLLALFKALVKYEVCSTICVGAEVKESEFANKIDDINSYLANQNLKGFGTADNAQDRLMGLEGNNPTDDSLNKFCVSLLKNKYGYCHWIDFTDKEKPKTAVPTTNEKLFPLVRRRLLEIIVTAEKITVQADINQQNQANEEKLVPLKARLFDLQEETQKLQTEANNLRQKLQEAQLSKVKIAELKQALAQKEADFKTIFDRHEALRQNINQQETDHNRAIAATNQQIKNLESLLASANESIKTLQKQAKQDNNKAVFQPVYELIKAEQWEEALDWLDQDEAYEATQTTQLVGDKWLLRGQIWLALAHTDEAEKCYQKATEYRPFMERWEALANFYATTQQLHAQADSLKNALSHTQTEPEKARLALNLGNLYSSLQRYDESESYYRKALAIRERLAQVQPQAFEAYLSHTFHNLGHLYSSLQRYDESESYYRKALDIIERLAQVQPQAFEADLSMTYHNLGSLYSSLQRYDESESYYRKALDIRERLAQVQPQAFEADLSMTYHNLGNLYSSLQRYDESESYHRKALAIIERLAQVQPQAFEAYLSHTFHNLGNLCSSLQRYDESESYYRKALAIRERLAQVQPQAFEAYLSHTFHNLGHLYSSLQRYDESESYYRKALAIRERLAQVQPQAFEAYLSHTFHNLGHLYSSLQRYDESESYYRKALAIRERLAQVQPQAFEADLSMTYHNLGNLYSFLQRYDESESYYRKALAIRERLAQVQPQAFEAYLSHTFHNLGSLYSSLQRYDESESYYRKALAIRERLAQVQPQAFEADLSMTYHNLGNLYSSLQCYDESESYYRKALDIYKRLAQVQPQAFEIDWAKTLYSYALLQKKQDKPYNDTVLQVIHLFEQHPMHPESHQYLFKLRKIAAFFKEEIAKISNAYQKIIHQAELKQWEGVLHACSDFEVLYQKLNPTQQLEDQDLYAEVLMWRGRAYSCRASVAVIPAKESLYAAHELFCALEESTLAWQNGFYLIEELKKELSTGWMSRLSSNKKQFESILAVYQTLHSLGEPEEKAFVEKIKAIAKSLQAL
- a CDS encoding M23 family metallopeptidase, with product MRFMLPAALANLRDDSCFTVGLTHTQGEVEVWPTATFKDESRLYGEPIRFTVVEKSPTLPWTDIVFDEKDFGRVKNGTKPHTGIDVMAVVDTEIRSAGRGVVHSYTSASASAFGALNPDKSGPAIWITYQDKDGQLYYLLYGHIASSYTGTTSYSITLKAGSTVEDGQVIGKVAPFSNSGKRADHLHIGVYKPLKKTNGTYYGPPTSGWGYGTISRSPEGEFISPNTFFGTVRLKVN
- a CDS encoding M15 family metallopeptidase, yielding MDSLRQKKKGYRAHPIELDSSHRNEPLIDLRLHITGINHYFREDNPPYYFSIPSAISQLWVRETVFKKLKRIEQKLRKVGLKLFVFDAYRPVEVQNYFHDVWFPEYLKEVLGHDISETELRQEVEKFWAKGAVSSREVDLLSPPPHSTGAAVDLCICRTNNESLFFGGIFDDVTESAYTDYFEQLQNRRRLTFSETEALQNRRLLYWIMTDEGFVNNPSEWWHFSYGDQMWAKLTDTPAAIYSSAWWLLP